The following proteins come from a genomic window of Takifugu rubripes chromosome 11, fTakRub1.2, whole genome shotgun sequence:
- the LOC101074942 gene encoding period circadian protein homolog 2 isoform X4 — protein MSEDRDSKKFLYSRKERERNRERVCFQVENEEHVPCSAISQLHRMASTYSEDCSGRDGVELESELGLASEGSDSSHEHAASHDNRKRTHTPLHEDVEMGGSGLSGSGIESPSNDSHGRESHGNESVGSSNGNGKDSALLESSGSNKSSNSHSPSPPSSSNAFSLVSSEQDNPSTSGCSSEQSAKAKTQKELFKTLKELKMHLPSEKRSKGKSSTINTLKYALRCVKQVKANEEYYQMLMINDSQPPGFDVSSYTIEEINSITSEYTLKNTDIFAVAVSLITGKIVYISEQAASILNCKREVFHNAKFVEFLTPQDVSVFYSFTTPYRLPSWSMCTGAESSPTECMQEKSFFCRISGGKEREGDLQYYPFRMTPYLMKVQDAELNEEQFCCLLLAERVHSGYEAPRIPPDKRIFTTTHTPNCVFQDVDERAVPLLGYLPQDLIGTPVLLNLHPSDRPLMLAVHRKILQYAGQPFDHSSIRFFARNGEYITVDSSWSSFVNPWSRKVSFVIGRHKVRMGPVNEDVFAAPPFHGGKIMDSDIQEISEQIHRLLLQPIHNMGSSGYGSHGSNGSHEQQVSISSSSENGNAGRTTEETGKAKPTRTFQEICKGVHMLKNQDSQAGLPSPSPSLSLAKLEQKKTSDTHPQKGSVLRPKDALAPLQVRDSTAGSLEDFPCKDHTVHSYQQISCLDSVIRYLESCNIPVTVKRKYQFSSNTTSSNSDDDKKAPDDCVQVSQENPDPLMLDSQPGLSNIKDPKKPPSGAAAVVGGPLAPLSLPSKAESVVSITSQCSYSSTIVHVGDKKPQPESEIIEDVAESPAPSALPISVVSPPSQEKEAYKRLGLTKQVLAAHTQKEEQAFLTRCRELINTRTFQKDCSTYLHKQRGPTIVEESAGPRGATKQGATRPETTVKRGIRNRKSKKARMKHPDSSDSTVSNRKPRPPLQGLNQTSWSPSEASQSAFNVSYPTMVPTYPLYPPAPAAPAQAPLPDPSISAGYGDAQSTQATPNAAAFPAPIVTPVVALVLPNYLFSQMGQLGQIGQLGAAPRPQFFPEQTQSQPVYTAQQPFPAPQPAYTMQTQPAYTSQQPFPVQTAFAPQQPFQTAQTPYTTPQPFQTPQTAYTSQTPFAAQPSFPVQTQFVAQTPYPAQPFPYSLASEAPKSVVRDGVASRSSTPASGAREPTTSPPLFESRCSSPLQLNLLSMEEGHRSIERQDSTAPSAGGQGNGTAAGSGSVVTTGEKNRGAAKTENHQQVESPGEGAHSDGNSSSCDLLDILLQEQEDSHSGTGSATSGSMGSGSGSGSGSGSGSGSGSGCGTSASGASGSSNTSKYFGSVDSLEHDHKAKEPLWLLMANADDKVMMTYQMPSRDIQKVLREDKERLRQMQKSQPHFSSDQRRELVEEHPWMRRGGLPAAINVKDCVYCEDAAAAPIEEDLPDMDMGELGEETSQESQNKQSQSEKPPSQQDTGS, from the exons ATGTCTGAGGACAGAGATTCAAAGAAGTTCCTGTACTCAAGGAAGGAGCGCGAAAGGAACCGGGAACGGGTTTGCTTCCAGGTGGAGAACGAGGAGCACGTGCCCTGCAGCGCCATTAGCCAACTTCACCGCATGGCCAGCACGTACAGCGAGGACTGCAGTGGGCGGGATGGGGTTGAGCTGGAGTCGGAGCTGGGGTTGGCATCGGAGGGGAGCGACAGCAGCCACGAGCACGCGGCGTCGCACGACAACAGgaagcgcacgcacacacccttaCACGAGGATGTAGAGATGGGTGGCAGCGGTTTGAGTGGGAGCGGGATAGAATCCCCCAGCAACGACTCGCACGGCAGAGAGTCCCACGGCAACGAGTCTGTGGGCAGCTCGAATGGCAATGGCAAAGATTCCGCCCTCCTGGAGTCTTCGGGGAGCAACAAGAG CTCCAACTCTCACAGCCCCTCACCGCCAAGCAGCTCAAACGCCTTCAGCCTTGTGAGCTCGGAGCAGGATAACCCCTCCACCAGCGGCTGCAG CAGCGAACAGTCGGCTAAAGCAAAGACCCAGAAGGAGCTCTTCAAGACCCTAAAGGAGCTGAAGATGCACTTGCCTTCAGAAAAAAGGAGCAAGGGAAAGTCGAGCACCATCAACACGCTCAAATATGCACTGCGATGTGTTAAACAAGTCAAAG CTAATGAAGAATATTACCAGATGCTGATGATTAATGACAGTCAGCCACCAGGCTTTGATGTCTCATCCTACACCATTGAAGAAATCAACAGCATCACCTCTGAATACACCCTCAAAAACACT GATATCTTTGCCGTGGCCGTCTCCCTCATCACGGGGAAGATCGTTTACATCTCGGAACAGGCGGCGTCCATCTTGAACTGCAAGCGAGAAGTGTTCCACAATGCCAAGTTTGTGGAGTTCCTGACGCCCCAGGACGTTAGCGTGTTCTACAGCTTCACCACGCCGTACCGACTGCCCTCGTGGAGCATGTGCACTGGCGCAG AGTCCTCTCCCACGGAGTGCATGCAGGAGAAATCCTTCTTTTGCCGCATCAG TGGTGGCAAGGAGCGCGAGGGGGATCTTCAGTACTATCCTTTCCGCATGACACCGTACCTGATGAAAGTCCAGGATGCTGAGCTGAACGAGGAACAGTTTTGCTGCCTCTTGCTTGCTGAGAGGGTGCACTCTGGATATGAAG CTCCCAGAATCCCCCCTGACAAGCGCATCttcaccacaacacacacacctaactGTGTGTTCCAGGACGTGGATGAAAG GGCCGTGCCTCTGCTGGGGTACCTCCCTCAGGACCTGATTGGGACCCCTGTGCTACTCAACCTGCACCCCAGCGACCGACCACTGATGCTCGCTGTTCATCGCAAGA TTCTGCAGTATGCGGGGCAGCCCTTCGATCACTCCTCCATCCGTTTCTTTGCGAGAAACGGCGAGTACATCACCGTtgacagcagctggtccagcttTGTCAACCCGTGGAGTCGCAAAGTCTCCTTTGTCATCGGCAGGCACAAAGTGCGCAT GGGTCCTGTGAATGAAGACGTTTTTGCTGCCCCACCATTCCATGGGGGGAAGATTATGGACTCGGACATCCAGGAAATCAGTGAACAGATTCACAGGCTTCTACTACAA cCAATCCATAACATGGGCTCCAGCGGTTACGGCAGCCACGGAAGCAACGGTTCCcatgagcagcaggtgagcatCAGCTCATCCAGTGAGAATGGGAACGCAGGAAGGACAACAGAAGAAACGGGCAAGGCCAAGCCCACCAGGACATTCCAGGAGATTTGTAAAGGGGTCCATATGCTTAAGAACCAGGACTCCCAAGCTGGTCTGCCATCCCCATCACCCTCACTATCACTAGCCAAGCTTGAGCAGAAGAAGACCTCTGACA CACATCCTCAAAAGGGTTCAGTACTGCGGCCAAAGGACGCGCTGGCGCCCCTGCAGGTCAGAGACAGTACTGCGGGTAGCCTGGAGGACTTCCCATGCAAAGACCACACTGTTCACTCCTATCAGCAGATCAGCTGCCTTGACAGTGTTATTAG GTATCTGGAGAGTTGTAATATTCCTGTCACAGTGAAGAGAAAGTACCAGTTCTCTTCCAATACGACCTCGTCCAACTCTGATGATGATAAGAAGGCTCCAGATGATTGTGTGCAAGTGTCTCAGGAAAACCCAG acCCTTTAATGCTGGATTCCCAACCTGGCCTGTCAAACATAAAGGACCCAAAGAAACCTCCCTCTGGTGCAGCTGCTGTGGTGGGAGGACCCCTGGCACCCCTTTCACTGCCCAGCAAAGCTGAAAGTGTTGTTTCCATCACCTCACAGTGCAGCTATAGCAGCACCATCGTCCACGTGGGAGACAAGAAGCCTCAGCCAGAGTCTG AGATCATCGAGGATGTGGCAGAAAGCCCCGCACCCTCCGCTCTGCCTATCAGCGTGGTGTCCCCACCCAGCCAGGAGAAGGAGGCCTACAAGCGCCTGGGGTTAACTAAGCAGGTTCTGGCCGCACACACCCAGAAAGAAGAGCAGGCCTTCCTAACCCGCTGCCGGGAGCTCATCAACACCAGAACATTCCAGAAGGACTGTTCCACGTATCTGCACAAGCAGAGAGGGCCGACCATTGTTGAAG AATCGGCCGGACCACGAGGCGCTACCAAACAGGGCGCCACCAGGCCAGAGACCACCGTTAAGAGAGGCATCCGCAACAGGAAATCAAAGAAGGCACGAATGAAGCATCCCGATTCATCAGACAGCACCGTGTCGAACCGTAAACCCCGGCCGCCTCTCCAGGGTCTCAACCAAACGTCCTGGTCTCCATCGGAAGCATCCCAGTCAGCTTTTAACGTCTCCTATCCGACCATGGTGCCTACCTATCCCCTCTACCCTCCAGCGCCTGCTGCCCCCGCTCAGGCCCCCCTCCCAGACCCATCCATTTCTGCAGGCTATGGAGATGCCCAAAGCACCCAAGCCACACCTAACGCAGCTGCATTTCCAGCCCCCATTGTTACACCTGTCGTGGCTCTTGTGCTACCCAATTACCTCTTCTCCCAAATGGGACAGCTAGGACAAATAGGACAGCTGGGGGCTGCTCCGAGACCACAATTTTTCCCTGAGCAAACCCAGTCTCAGCCAGTGTATACTGCTCAGCAGCCCTTTCCGGCCCCACAGCCAGCCTACACCATGCAAACACAACCTGCCTACACCAGCCAACAACCATTTCCAGTTCAGACTGCCTTTGCCCCACAGCAGCCGTTCCAAACGGCTCAGACCCCCTACACCACACCACAGCCTTTCCAGACCCCGCAGACGGCGTACACCTCTCAGACACCCTTTGCTGCACAACCCTCTTTCCCAGTCCAGACCCAGTTTGTAGCTCAAACCCCATATCCTGCTCAGCCTTTCCCTTATAGCCTAGCCTCCGAAGCCCCCAAATCAGTGGTCCGTGATGGGGTGGCATCACGCTCCTCGACCCCAGCATCTGGAGCGAGGGAACCGACGACGTCGCCACCTCTGTTTGAGTCACGGTGCAGCTCCCCGCTTCAGCTCAATCTGCTGAGCATGGAGGAGGGACACCGCTCGATAGAACGTCAGGACAGCACAGCGCCCTCTGCAGGAGGTCAGGGCAACGGCACAGCTGCAGGATCTGGGTCAGTCGTAACAACAGGGGAGAAAAACAGAGGAGCAGCCAAAACTGAAAACCAccaacag gtggaatcTCCGGGAGAAGGTGCACACAGTGATGGCAACTCCTCATCGTGTGACTTGCTGGACATTCTTCTGCAAGAACAGGAAGACTCCCACTCTGGCACCGGATCTGCCACCTCTGGCTCCATGGGTTCAGGGTCGGGCTCTGGATCAGGTTCGGGATCGGGATCAGGATCAGGCTCAGGCTGCGGAACATCAGCAAGTGGAGCTTCAG GAAGTAGCAACACCAGCAAATACTTTGGCAGCGTTGACTCCCTGGAACACGACCACAAGGCAAAG GAGCCCCTCTGGCTGCTCATGGCCAACGCCGACGACAAGGTCATGATGACGTATCAAATGCCGTCGAG GGACATTCAGAAAGTTCTGCGAGAGGACAAAGAGAGGCTGAGGCAGATGCAGAAGAGCCAGCCTCACTTCTCCTCGGACCAGCGAcgggagctggtggaggagcacccctggatgaggaggggggggctccCCGCCGCCATCAACGTAAAG gaCTGCGTGTACTGTGAGGATGCAGCGGCAGCTCCCATTGAAGAGGACCTGCCTGATATGGACATGGGCGAGCTGGGAGAGGAGACAAGTCAAGAGAGCCAGAACAAGCAGAGCCAATCAGAAAAGCCTCCGTCCCAACAAGACACTGGCTCCTga
- the LOC101074942 gene encoding period circadian protein homolog 2 isoform X2 has translation MSEDRDSKKFLYSRKERERNRERVCFQVENEEHVPCSAISQLHRMASTYSEDCSGRDGVELESELGLASEGSDSSHEHAASHDNRKRTHTPLHEDVEMGGSGLSGSGIESPSNDSHGRESHGNESVGSSNGNGKDSALLESSGSNKSSNSHSPSPPSSSNAFSLVSSEQDNPSTSGCSSEQSAKAKTQKELFKTLKELKMHLPSEKRSKGKSSTINTLKYALRCVKQVKANEEYYQMLMINDSQPPGFDVSSYTIEEINSITSEYTLKNTDIFAVAVSLITGKIVYISEQAASILNCKREVFHNAKFVEFLTPQDVSVFYSFTTPYRLPSWSMCTGAESSPTECMQEKSFFCRISGGKEREGDLQYYPFRMTPYLMKVQDAELNEEQFCCLLLAERVHSGYEAPRIPPDKRIFTTTHTPNCVFQDVDERAVPLLGYLPQDLIGTPVLLNLHPSDRPLMLAVHRKILQYAGQPFDHSSIRFFARNGEYITVDSSWSSFVNPWSRKVSFVIGRHKVRMGPVNEDVFAAPPFHGGKIMDSDIQEISEQIHRLLLQPIHNMGSSGYGSHGSNGSHEQQVSISSSSENGNAGRTTEETGKAKPTRTFQEICKGVHMLKNQDSQAGLPSPSPSLSLAKLEQKKTSDTHPQKGSVLRPKDALAPLQVRDSTAGSLEDFPCKDHTVHSYQQISCLDSVIRYLESCNIPVTVKRKYQFSSNTTSSNSDDDKKAPDDCVQVSQENPDPLMLDSQPGLSNIKDPKKPPSGAAAVVGGPLAPLSLPSKAESVVSITSQCSYSSTIVHVGDKKPQPESEIIEDVAESPAPSALPISVVSPPSQEKEAYKRLGLTKQVLAAHTQKEEQAFLTRCRELINTRTFQKDCSTYLHKQRGPTIVEESAGPRGATKQGATRPETTVKRGIRNRKSKKARMKHPDSSDSTVSNRKPRPPLQGLNQTSWSPSEASQSAFNVSYPTMVPTYPLYPPAPAAPAQAPLPDPSISAGYGDAQSTQATPNAAAFPAPIVTPVVALVLPNYLFSQMGQLGQIGQLGAAPRPQFFPEQTQSQPVYTAQQPFPAPQPAYTMQTQPAYTSQQPFPVQTAFAPQQPFQTAQTPYTTPQPFQTPQTAYTSQTPFAAQPSFPVQTQFVAQTPYPAQPFPYSLASEAPKSVVRDGVASRSSTPASGAREPTTSPPLFESRCSSPLQLNLLSMEEGHRSIERQDSTAPSAGGQGNGTAAGSGSVVTTGEKNRGAAKTENHQQVESPGEGAHSDGNSSSCDLLDILLQEQEDSHSGTGSATSGSMGSGSGSGSGSGSGSGSGSGCGTSASGASGSSNTSKYFGSVDSLEHDHKAKVKGKTRCEGGSDGGQSQPKVSSQAEGKHFIKYVLQEPLWLLMANADDKVMMTYQMPSRDIQKVLREDKERLRQMQKSQPHFSSDQRRELVEEHPWMRRGGLPAAINVKDCVYCEDAAAAPIEEDLPDMDMGELGEETSQESQNKQSQSEKPPSQQDTGS, from the exons ATGTCTGAGGACAGAGATTCAAAGAAGTTCCTGTACTCAAGGAAGGAGCGCGAAAGGAACCGGGAACGGGTTTGCTTCCAGGTGGAGAACGAGGAGCACGTGCCCTGCAGCGCCATTAGCCAACTTCACCGCATGGCCAGCACGTACAGCGAGGACTGCAGTGGGCGGGATGGGGTTGAGCTGGAGTCGGAGCTGGGGTTGGCATCGGAGGGGAGCGACAGCAGCCACGAGCACGCGGCGTCGCACGACAACAGgaagcgcacgcacacacccttaCACGAGGATGTAGAGATGGGTGGCAGCGGTTTGAGTGGGAGCGGGATAGAATCCCCCAGCAACGACTCGCACGGCAGAGAGTCCCACGGCAACGAGTCTGTGGGCAGCTCGAATGGCAATGGCAAAGATTCCGCCCTCCTGGAGTCTTCGGGGAGCAACAAGAG CTCCAACTCTCACAGCCCCTCACCGCCAAGCAGCTCAAACGCCTTCAGCCTTGTGAGCTCGGAGCAGGATAACCCCTCCACCAGCGGCTGCAG CAGCGAACAGTCGGCTAAAGCAAAGACCCAGAAGGAGCTCTTCAAGACCCTAAAGGAGCTGAAGATGCACTTGCCTTCAGAAAAAAGGAGCAAGGGAAAGTCGAGCACCATCAACACGCTCAAATATGCACTGCGATGTGTTAAACAAGTCAAAG CTAATGAAGAATATTACCAGATGCTGATGATTAATGACAGTCAGCCACCAGGCTTTGATGTCTCATCCTACACCATTGAAGAAATCAACAGCATCACCTCTGAATACACCCTCAAAAACACT GATATCTTTGCCGTGGCCGTCTCCCTCATCACGGGGAAGATCGTTTACATCTCGGAACAGGCGGCGTCCATCTTGAACTGCAAGCGAGAAGTGTTCCACAATGCCAAGTTTGTGGAGTTCCTGACGCCCCAGGACGTTAGCGTGTTCTACAGCTTCACCACGCCGTACCGACTGCCCTCGTGGAGCATGTGCACTGGCGCAG AGTCCTCTCCCACGGAGTGCATGCAGGAGAAATCCTTCTTTTGCCGCATCAG TGGTGGCAAGGAGCGCGAGGGGGATCTTCAGTACTATCCTTTCCGCATGACACCGTACCTGATGAAAGTCCAGGATGCTGAGCTGAACGAGGAACAGTTTTGCTGCCTCTTGCTTGCTGAGAGGGTGCACTCTGGATATGAAG CTCCCAGAATCCCCCCTGACAAGCGCATCttcaccacaacacacacacctaactGTGTGTTCCAGGACGTGGATGAAAG GGCCGTGCCTCTGCTGGGGTACCTCCCTCAGGACCTGATTGGGACCCCTGTGCTACTCAACCTGCACCCCAGCGACCGACCACTGATGCTCGCTGTTCATCGCAAGA TTCTGCAGTATGCGGGGCAGCCCTTCGATCACTCCTCCATCCGTTTCTTTGCGAGAAACGGCGAGTACATCACCGTtgacagcagctggtccagcttTGTCAACCCGTGGAGTCGCAAAGTCTCCTTTGTCATCGGCAGGCACAAAGTGCGCAT GGGTCCTGTGAATGAAGACGTTTTTGCTGCCCCACCATTCCATGGGGGGAAGATTATGGACTCGGACATCCAGGAAATCAGTGAACAGATTCACAGGCTTCTACTACAA cCAATCCATAACATGGGCTCCAGCGGTTACGGCAGCCACGGAAGCAACGGTTCCcatgagcagcaggtgagcatCAGCTCATCCAGTGAGAATGGGAACGCAGGAAGGACAACAGAAGAAACGGGCAAGGCCAAGCCCACCAGGACATTCCAGGAGATTTGTAAAGGGGTCCATATGCTTAAGAACCAGGACTCCCAAGCTGGTCTGCCATCCCCATCACCCTCACTATCACTAGCCAAGCTTGAGCAGAAGAAGACCTCTGACA CACATCCTCAAAAGGGTTCAGTACTGCGGCCAAAGGACGCGCTGGCGCCCCTGCAGGTCAGAGACAGTACTGCGGGTAGCCTGGAGGACTTCCCATGCAAAGACCACACTGTTCACTCCTATCAGCAGATCAGCTGCCTTGACAGTGTTATTAG GTATCTGGAGAGTTGTAATATTCCTGTCACAGTGAAGAGAAAGTACCAGTTCTCTTCCAATACGACCTCGTCCAACTCTGATGATGATAAGAAGGCTCCAGATGATTGTGTGCAAGTGTCTCAGGAAAACCCAG acCCTTTAATGCTGGATTCCCAACCTGGCCTGTCAAACATAAAGGACCCAAAGAAACCTCCCTCTGGTGCAGCTGCTGTGGTGGGAGGACCCCTGGCACCCCTTTCACTGCCCAGCAAAGCTGAAAGTGTTGTTTCCATCACCTCACAGTGCAGCTATAGCAGCACCATCGTCCACGTGGGAGACAAGAAGCCTCAGCCAGAGTCTG AGATCATCGAGGATGTGGCAGAAAGCCCCGCACCCTCCGCTCTGCCTATCAGCGTGGTGTCCCCACCCAGCCAGGAGAAGGAGGCCTACAAGCGCCTGGGGTTAACTAAGCAGGTTCTGGCCGCACACACCCAGAAAGAAGAGCAGGCCTTCCTAACCCGCTGCCGGGAGCTCATCAACACCAGAACATTCCAGAAGGACTGTTCCACGTATCTGCACAAGCAGAGAGGGCCGACCATTGTTGAAG AATCGGCCGGACCACGAGGCGCTACCAAACAGGGCGCCACCAGGCCAGAGACCACCGTTAAGAGAGGCATCCGCAACAGGAAATCAAAGAAGGCACGAATGAAGCATCCCGATTCATCAGACAGCACCGTGTCGAACCGTAAACCCCGGCCGCCTCTCCAGGGTCTCAACCAAACGTCCTGGTCTCCATCGGAAGCATCCCAGTCAGCTTTTAACGTCTCCTATCCGACCATGGTGCCTACCTATCCCCTCTACCCTCCAGCGCCTGCTGCCCCCGCTCAGGCCCCCCTCCCAGACCCATCCATTTCTGCAGGCTATGGAGATGCCCAAAGCACCCAAGCCACACCTAACGCAGCTGCATTTCCAGCCCCCATTGTTACACCTGTCGTGGCTCTTGTGCTACCCAATTACCTCTTCTCCCAAATGGGACAGCTAGGACAAATAGGACAGCTGGGGGCTGCTCCGAGACCACAATTTTTCCCTGAGCAAACCCAGTCTCAGCCAGTGTATACTGCTCAGCAGCCCTTTCCGGCCCCACAGCCAGCCTACACCATGCAAACACAACCTGCCTACACCAGCCAACAACCATTTCCAGTTCAGACTGCCTTTGCCCCACAGCAGCCGTTCCAAACGGCTCAGACCCCCTACACCACACCACAGCCTTTCCAGACCCCGCAGACGGCGTACACCTCTCAGACACCCTTTGCTGCACAACCCTCTTTCCCAGTCCAGACCCAGTTTGTAGCTCAAACCCCATATCCTGCTCAGCCTTTCCCTTATAGCCTAGCCTCCGAAGCCCCCAAATCAGTGGTCCGTGATGGGGTGGCATCACGCTCCTCGACCCCAGCATCTGGAGCGAGGGAACCGACGACGTCGCCACCTCTGTTTGAGTCACGGTGCAGCTCCCCGCTTCAGCTCAATCTGCTGAGCATGGAGGAGGGACACCGCTCGATAGAACGTCAGGACAGCACAGCGCCCTCTGCAGGAGGTCAGGGCAACGGCACAGCTGCAGGATCTGGGTCAGTCGTAACAACAGGGGAGAAAAACAGAGGAGCAGCCAAAACTGAAAACCAccaacag gtggaatcTCCGGGAGAAGGTGCACACAGTGATGGCAACTCCTCATCGTGTGACTTGCTGGACATTCTTCTGCAAGAACAGGAAGACTCCCACTCTGGCACCGGATCTGCCACCTCTGGCTCCATGGGTTCAGGGTCGGGCTCTGGATCAGGTTCGGGATCGGGATCAGGATCAGGCTCAGGCTGCGGAACATCAGCAAGTGGAGCTTCAG GAAGTAGCAACACCAGCAAATACTTTGGCAGCGTTGACTCCCTGGAACACGACCACAAGGCAAAGGTAAAAGGCAAAACCCGATGTGAAGGAGGTTCTGATGGTGGCCAGTCCCAGCCCAAGGTCTCATCTCAGGCAGAAGGCAAACATTTCATCAAATACGTTCTGCAGGAGCCCCTCTGGCTGCTCATGGCCAACGCCGACGACAAGGTCATGATGACGTATCAAATGCCGTCGAG GGACATTCAGAAAGTTCTGCGAGAGGACAAAGAGAGGCTGAGGCAGATGCAGAAGAGCCAGCCTCACTTCTCCTCGGACCAGCGAcgggagctggtggaggagcacccctggatgaggaggggggggctccCCGCCGCCATCAACGTAAAG gaCTGCGTGTACTGTGAGGATGCAGCGGCAGCTCCCATTGAAGAGGACCTGCCTGATATGGACATGGGCGAGCTGGGAGAGGAGACAAGTCAAGAGAGCCAGAACAAGCAGAGCCAATCAGAAAAGCCTCCGTCCCAACAAGACACTGGCTCCTga